Proteins from a single region of Bdellovibrio bacteriovorus HD100:
- a CDS encoding GAF domain-containing protein translates to MISPSSFKNAFLGVIPSTILTASPEGIPNVAYLSQVYLLNETQLGLTTQFFNKTKSNISTNPHCTVRVYDPDNFCAYEIEAKFSHTESDGPLFSQLAKKFDAIADYSGASHFFKLQSIEVLNIVNIEKIGNEAYSSEEASVPLPTRRTAIDLDSLQRVCERVSEAKTLEDLFDSILKAIDWEFGLRHSMILMKQGDTDRLYTISTRGYDQFGVGSEVKIGEGVIGRAAEMKVPFAHASLPREILYARATAPSPHQNSSDSVVQYAIPLPGLKTSCSQMAIPIVLRGELLGVLFAESENIYEFRDSDESILKTLSHVLALAIQNLQLSHDFEIVDAASPAVAGPKVRPSKEKLIFSYFQKEDCILLNGEYLIRNVPARILWRMLKEYQMQGKTEFTNRELRMDAWLQLPEVKDNLETRLILLRKRLEKKCPLVSIISSGRGRIALVVSGDITLSEN, encoded by the coding sequence ATGATCAGCCCATCCAGTTTCAAAAATGCGTTCTTGGGCGTTATCCCATCGACAATTTTGACAGCGTCACCTGAGGGCATTCCGAACGTCGCCTATTTAAGTCAGGTGTATCTGCTCAATGAAACCCAGCTGGGCCTGACCACCCAGTTTTTCAACAAAACCAAAAGCAATATCAGCACAAACCCCCACTGCACCGTGCGAGTTTATGACCCTGACAACTTCTGCGCCTATGAAATCGAAGCGAAATTCAGCCATACCGAATCAGACGGCCCCTTGTTTTCACAACTGGCCAAGAAATTTGATGCGATTGCGGATTACTCTGGCGCTTCTCACTTTTTCAAACTGCAATCGATTGAAGTCCTGAACATTGTAAATATCGAAAAGATTGGCAATGAAGCTTACTCTAGCGAAGAGGCCTCTGTTCCCCTGCCGACACGCCGGACCGCTATTGACCTGGATTCCCTTCAAAGAGTCTGCGAAAGGGTCAGCGAAGCTAAAACCTTGGAAGATCTCTTTGATTCAATTCTAAAGGCCATTGACTGGGAATTTGGACTGAGACACTCCATGATTCTGATGAAGCAGGGCGATACGGACAGGCTCTACACTATTTCAACACGGGGCTATGATCAGTTCGGAGTTGGCTCTGAAGTTAAAATCGGAGAAGGTGTCATTGGCCGAGCCGCCGAGATGAAGGTGCCCTTTGCTCATGCCTCGCTGCCCCGGGAAATCCTGTATGCCCGGGCCACAGCCCCTTCCCCACACCAAAACAGTTCTGATTCAGTCGTACAGTATGCGATCCCTTTGCCGGGGCTGAAGACGTCTTGCAGCCAGATGGCGATCCCGATTGTCTTGCGCGGCGAACTTTTGGGTGTCCTGTTTGCGGAAAGTGAAAACATCTACGAGTTTCGCGACAGCGATGAAAGCATTCTTAAAACACTGAGTCATGTCTTGGCCCTTGCCATTCAGAATCTTCAACTGAGTCACGACTTTGAAATTGTCGATGCTGCTTCACCGGCAGTGGCGGGTCCGAAAGTGCGCCCGTCCAAGGAAAAGTTGATCTTTAGCTATTTCCAAAAAGAGGACTGCATCTTGCTCAATGGGGAATATTTGATACGCAATGTCCCGGCCCGCATTTTATGGAGGATGCTTAAAGAATACCAGATGCAGGGAAAAACCGAGTTCACCAACCGTGAACTCCGAATGGATGCCTGGCTGCAGCTTCCCGAGGTCAAAGACAACCTCGAAACCCGTTTAATTCTGCTGCGCAAGCGGCTGGAGAAAAAGTGCCCGCTGGTTTCTATCATCTCCAGCGGGCGCGGTCGCATTGCTTTGGTTGTTTCGGGGGACATCACTTTGTCAGAAAACTAA